The Nymphaea colorata isolate Beijing-Zhang1983 chromosome 5, ASM883128v2, whole genome shotgun sequence DNA segment aactcCCTTTAATTAATATCATGTTTAAACCATGCAACttccaattttgaaaaaaaaaaagtatttagGGCAGCTgttatatgttaaaaaatttaaatggaaGATGCAAATGAATTTGATGATCACACAACAGACATTTCCAAAATTAGGATCCAATGTATACGCATAACCAGCACGTTAACAGGTACCGTTCAAACTAAAGAGGCCATACATACTTTATTTAAACATGGTTGGAAAATACCCAATATGCTTGAAAGACATGCATGTGTTTGACTAAGCATATTACTATAACATAACGAAGTCAAGCAAACTTAGAAACTAAAACAGGAAAGCCAACTATTTCAAGAATAATAACAAGCATGCTTAAATAAGTTACCAGTTGGAACATgaagacattatggctgtccgAATGCGcgcacgcgcacacacacatatatatatatatatatatatatatatatatatatatatatatatatatatatatatatatatatatatatatattcaaaatttgtCTTAAAAAACTAGTCATCGTGTTGGCAATACAGACAGTATAAAGTGCGGCAATGATTTATAGTGGCTTTACCGTAGATTTATAGTTATTTtagtgaacaaagaaaaagagaggtgTGAACGCTTATAGAAATCATCACTCCGTTCGATTTTTCTTGATTGGTAGTATTAACTTATTTGtcccctcctccttctctcaGGTGTCAATATCAAAGTTATTGGTAGATACAAAGCCACCTAAGTAAGCGATAAAAATTAAACCGCTTAAATTTGtattggatttttttaaaacaaaatgtgaacaacTATTGATGAAATTGGCCCTTATTGATAAATAAGAtattcaatttctttctcaGATTGAAAGATACCATATATGTTCCAATTTAACGTAAATCACATTTTAGTTCAAGctatttttgtaaaagaaatttgttttttcaactACCATAAGTTTGCTATTATAAGAGTCATTCatctatttttaaaaactaagtTATTTTTCTAAGAGTCTGAAATACCCCTAAGAAAGATGAGGAGTTTTTGTTAAGGAAACTCATTAGTCAATCATATTTTAGAAGTTAATAAATTATTGTCTATTAAATTAATTTCgtattaaaaatttgttttatgcaccaacttttcaattttgcaaACGCTAATGTTTTAGACATTTTGAACGCGTGCATATAATGTTCCATCACACCATTGGGGCGGATCAGGTTCTGGTCATACCGGAACCAATGGCAACTCTATCACTAGATCTGCGTTCATGATTGGGGCGGATCAGGTTCTGGTCATACAGGAACCAATGGCAACTCTATCACTAGATCTGCGTTCATGATTGACCAGACCGGTTCAAGTTAAATGGTCTAGGGGCGGATTTTGTTCAGGAATGAGCCAAATGGTCTGTGGGTTGGGATCCAAAAACCGGTTCAAGTTAAATGGTCCACAACTAGGGGTGGAACCAGTATTTTTTTCAGGAACGAGCCAAATGGTCTGTGGGTTGGGATCCTTTTGGATCCATGGGTCCGTTTTTGAAAGTAGGTCTGAATGATTGTTGTATCTGGCTTTGCAAAAAGCCCCATCCCCCCTCCCTCAATcacctttttgttgtttaagACTATTTAGAGATTTAGATGAAGAGAGTGACGCACATATAAACTACAGTGTCATGCATCTATCGTTTACAATCCACATAATAACTAGACTTTCATCAGTCCACCAATCTAAGAAGCTACTCTACACTCGGCATGACAAATTTAATCAATTTGTAGCAATCCAATTTTGATGACATCGATGAAAATTGTGGGACACTGAATTAAAAAGGACACTGTTATTAATATAGAAAGAAGTTAACCAAACccataaaaatgtaaattagcaaggaaagataaaagaaaatccCCCCTCAAACCACATAAAACATCATTATGAAAACTTCCCTTTCTATCATTTTACTTATAATTCAGAAGAACCGGACCATGTTTTCAGATTTTTCCAATAATGGCAGCACCTTTTATGGAAATTATTTAATAAGTGCTTAAAGTGATGTGAGAAACATAAAACTTAGCTTCgactttcttttatctttccttgctaatttacatttttatggGTTTGGTTAAATTCTTTCTATATTAATAACAGTCTCCTTTTTGATTCAGTGTCCCACAATTTTCATCGAAGGTATCAAAATTGGATTGCTACAAATTGATTAAATTTGTCATGTCGTGTGTAAAGTACCTTATTAGATTGGTGGACTGATGAAAGTCTAGTTACTAGTATTTGTGTGTGTGGATTGTAAACAATGAATGCATGACACTCTAGTTTATATGTGCGCCACTCTCTCCATCTAAATCCCTAAATAGTCTTAAAACAACAAGACGGTGAATGAGGGAGGGGAAGATGGGGCTTTTTGCAAAGCGAGATCCAAACCTAGCCAGTTACAACTAGCGGTATAGCTTTCTCCTATTCTTTTGCCATAAAGATTTCGATCTAAATTCAGCTACTCATATGTACATCAATGTAAATCCGATCCACTTGCGTCCAACCGGTACACAGCCAAGTTTGGATCTCAGCACCGCCATTCATACAACTGAGACCCAATTCTACAAAGACTTGGATCGGATCTATATCCAGAATAAGCTGTGACATTTCTATTGAATCAGACCCGGTTTTGTCCCCATTATGGccgactcgactcgactcatgaTCCTGAATAATACTGGATCTACCAGATGGGTCCAGGTCCGTTCCTTGCTGGTCTCGATAGGTCGGTTCCTGACCCGTAAAAACAGTACGTGATCCATTCGCATATAAGTCGGCTAAAttggtgttctctctctctctctctctcaaaaccCCCAAGTTTAGTTGCCCTAGCTTGACTTGAATTTCTGAGAGTTCCTAgattttcttattcttctccattcctcttcctctcttcttggGTTTTCCCTCCTCTACCCCGATAAGAGATCGGGACACGAGGTAAAGTCTTGCTCCATCGGCACTCTAAATTTCTCTCTGCGTAAGATTTAAGCAGACATTGGTGAAGCCTGTGTTCTGTACGCGGTTTTGAGAACGCGTAAGGTCgatttgttctttttcttatttctgtttcttttgggTTCTTTGTCTATATATTTTGTAGGTGGGGCATTTGATCCTGTTGTAATAGGCGGTCAGTTTCTGGTTAAGCAAAGATCCCGTTTTGTTCAGTCGAAATGTTTGGCTCTTCTAACCGTAAGTGAATCTCGCTCTGTTCTCTCAATCGTTGGGTTTTTGTGGTTTCTGCGGGATTTCTGAAGAACATAATCTATGGTTTTGTTTCGCAATCaaatttctgtttcttttttttttcttcgtttgATGTTGGAGGTTTGGAAGGTTCCGTAGTTAAACACGTTCTTCTGCGTACCTTTTTGTGGTTTTTGATAGCATTTGGGCAGTCGTCCAGCAGCCCATTCGGGAGCCCGTCTGTGTTCGGGCAATCGAACAACGCGAACAGCAACCCTTTTGCTCCAAAGCCCTTCGGCAGTCCTACTCCCTTTGGCTCGACGAGCGGCTCGATCTTCGGGAGCACAGCCACGGGCGTCTTTGGTGCTACACAGCCTTCTTCTTCGGCGCCGGCATTTGGTGCTTCTTCCACGCCAGCATTCGGCAGCTCCGCATTTGGCACGACTTCGTCCACCCCAGCATTTGGTAAGTTGCTCATTCATCTTTGGTGGCATCGCTTATTCATTCTTTCGACCATTTGAAACTGAAGCATACAAGCTCGTTGGTATTGTTTATAATAGTGTATAATTATTTGTTGCTCAAACCCTCAAGACATTTCTGAGGATCTGAGTTACGCGCCTGAGCCTCCAATGGTTATTTTAAACTTAGTAACAGTTCCTGTTTCCTACCATGGAAATGCCAGATAATGATTTTGGTGCAAGTATATTCtattaaatttgatattttcaccttcttgtttgaaaaaaaaatgtgtgagaAGTTTCGTAGATGTTTGAGTCTTTGAGACAAACTGATGATGCTGGTCGCAATATAAATAGGAACGAGAAACCAGTGATTCAAGCtgtatttttttacttattttctcttattcttGTACCTGTGACGTATGAAATTTGATCTAGTTTGGTTATCATCCTTGGTCGATTTCCTCATAAGCCTTTATTAGCCTGTTTAGCTGCTTCTTTTGGTTCTGCAGTCTAATTTTAAGGATATGTCAAAACTGTGCAGAACAGCATAAATCAGGAGAACCTGACTTGGCTGGATGCTTCTTGTAATTCCATGTTGGTCTTCCATTTTCACTTGTGCTGTGTGCTTGGTAGCATGGGGTATTCATGTTGTTGCATAGGGCATAGGCATTGAAAATAGTTCATGGCATGGACCTCATGGCCGAGGCATGGCCCGCACAAGCATGCTCCTCACAACATAGGTGCGGACTGCTAAAAGTATTGttgcaaatatcattctcgggtGTCTAGTGGTTATACTTTCTCATAAGTGCttctaaaattttgactttCTGTGGAAAATTATAGAAATTTAAAAGGCgtgaaaaataaagaataaatagAAAAGAAGTATCAAATTAAGTTTTCACTTAAACTACATGTATAacgatttttttaaaaaactggaATGCACCATTATATTTATGTTCTTGGTGATATTTTGAGACTATCGTGCCTTTTGTCTGATAAAAACATTTCTTTCTGTTGTGCTGATATTATCACACCtctgtttttgaaaatgttactgATATTTGTCACAACAGTTAAAAAGTACCAAGTGGGGGTGCGCATTCACGAAGGGAATATGCATAGCCTAGGCAggctaaaagaaaaaagagaacatatagTGCACGAAGAAGTCAGTTACATGAAATGACTAAATTGATATTTGTTATAACAGTTAGCACACTAGGTGGGGCATAAGCAGTGGACATTCCTAAAGGGACTATGCACAGTCTAAAGGGGCTTAAAAAAGATTGTACTACAAGAAGAAGTAAATTACACAAAAtgaatagataaataaatacaCACAATTTTGATTTCTGTAAAGTTTGACAGTGTCACTAATCTGTATCTATTTGCATCAAATGTTCCACACGGGTCACATGTGAAACCCGAAAGCTAAATTTGACTCTTGTAAAGCATGGCATCATGAGTGTGAAAGGAAGTGAGTTTTTAATCAGTAGAATTTGTAATTATGGTGTTACCATCAtaattttctagaattttttgCTTCCATTACCAGGGCTTCTAATTTGTTGCTAATAATAAAGCAACGATATATTGTCTGGCTTTTATTAACTCTTTCCTTTTTATCAGGGTCATCTTTGTTTGGGCAGAAACCTGCCTTTGGAGGATTTGGATCATCTTCTAGTCAAAGCAGTCCATTTGGTGGTGCATTTCAACAATCACAACCAGCATTTGGCAGCAGCTTGTTTGGCTCACCAGCACCTTTTGGGGCATCAAGTACACCGGGCTTTGGTGCTACAAGCACTCCAGCATTTGGTGCTACAAGCGCTCCTGCATTTGGTGCGACCACCACTCCATCTTTTGGTGCTTCAAGCACTCCTGCCTTTGGCTCCGCATCAACCAGCCCCTTTGGTAGCACAGGCAGCGCATTTGGTATTTCAAGTGCACCTGCTTTTGGTAGCTCTACTGCACCTGTATTCGGTGCTTCCAGTACACCAGCGTTTGGTTCTGCAAGCACGCCTGCCTTTGGTTCTTCAAGTACACCTgcttttggagcttcttcagcTCCGGCTTTTGGTGCATCAACTacttcttttggttttggcTCTACACCTGCCTTTGGTCAATCAGCCTCTGCATTTGGCAGTACTCCTTTTGGGTCCACTGCTTTTGGTGCTCAGAGTTCACCTTTTGGTAAGCTGCCCAGCTCTTATCTTCAACATATATTGGAAAATTCAAGTTTTCATAAGGTGTTTCTTGACTTGCCTGCTTAACCATGGAAGTTCTCTGACATCTCTGTTCTCTATTTCTGCACATTTTATGAGCACTGAGTTCCTCTTGTTTTACAGGGACACAAACAGCAGCACCAGCATTTGGAAGCCCAGGGTTTGGACAGCCAGCATTTGGGAGCCAACAGGGAGGGAGCAGAGTAGCACCATACTCATCCACCCCTGAAGCGGATGGAGGCATTAGCAGCACCGGACAGGCTCCTGGAAAGCTGGAATCGATATCTGCCATGCCTGTGTATAAGGATAAAAGTCATGAGGAGTTGAGATGGGAGGATTATCAAAAGGGAGATAAAGGTTATTCATTTTTCTTGGATTATGACTATGTCATGACTTCATTTTCCACTTTTTACATTTATTGCTTAATTCTAATGACGTGTCCAACTATCTTTGAGTAGTTAGCACCAATTATCATAATGTGAATGTTTTCCTTCTGACTGAAATGTTTATTTGatgtataaactataaataaTTGcacattgtaaaaaaaatagGTGACCAATGCATACTTCCAAGCTAATGGGTTACCCTTTTTAGGCTAGCAATATTGCTGTAGTTAATGGATAGAAGTTCATAATTTCCGTAAAGGGGTTCCCAAATATGTGATTCCATCTTTTATGAGCCTGGGCATAAAAGTTGAAcctcaaaattatattttctctaatttcttgttaaaactaaacaaaaaatatgaaggaaaagaggagaacctgaaaacaaataaagcaaaatatctgaaaaatattATGCTTAGAACAGGTAATGGAATGTGTAAGAACATTGTTTGACAGTTGACATAAACTTGgttgtaaaaaattaaaaatcatattccTTGTGGGTGCGTCAAGATGCAACTaggaaaaaataatagaaaaaaagagaaaagggtgGCATGGAAAACATCTTCTGTATGCTGTCTGCTAAAGATGTTTTTTAAATGGTTGTCCAGGGCTTATCTGTATGCAAAGCCAATTGTGATGTTAATTCTTGTTTGTCTATGATCTGGCTTACTAGTCCAGTGGAGGCAGTTTTTTGTTGATTGATAAATTCGTTAGCTTATCAGCAATTTAGATGATGTTAATTATGATTCCtaacttcttttttcccattttttcaggGGGGCCAAATCCTGCTGGCCAGTCAAGCTTTGGACAACCAACCCAGTCAAGTCCTTTCACTACATCAGCATTTGGCCAGACAGCATCAAACCCTTTCTCTAGTACGACAGCCACAGGCTTATTTGGTTCAAAACCAGCAGCGTTTGGTTCTGCATTTGGTGCATCGTCTGCTTCCTCCTTTAGTTCACCCTTTGGTTCATCCTCTTCAAGTCCTTTTGGAGCTACATCTTCAACGCCCTCTATCTTTGGGGCATCATCAACACCTGCATTTGGGGGTAGTTCTGCTTCCCCATTTGGGGTGTCAAGTTCTCCTGCATTTGGGTCATCTTCTCCTTCACTTTTTAATACCACAGCAGGAGCTTCAGCTCCGACATTTGGTTCAACATTTGGAAGTACTCAATCATCTGGGCTGTTCCagtcttcttctccttcatttGGCCAGCCTTCCATCTTTGGCCAGACATCTTCCTTTGGACAGAACAGTTCTGCTTTTGGCCAAACTAATCCATTCAGTACACCATCAACTGGATTTGGAACAAGTTTATTTGCTGGCAGTTCAACACCATCAACGGGATTTGGTCAAACAACTGTAAGCATGAACTTCACTGCTCTTTTCAGCTTGGTGATATCTATTACGATAATGCCACACTAACATTTGTAAATTTCAGATATTCTAATTCTATATATCTACAGTTTCCTTGTGAAATTACGTGATCTTTCTAATCTCTTTCGTTTAGCTGTATCTAATTTTATCCTTATCGAGTCTCTTATACTTTTTGCATGTTATCTATACAGCCATCACTTGCAACTGGTTTTCAGCCTGCTGCTCAGTCATCTGGGGCATTCTCCTTTGGTAACTTTGGTCAGACACCGTCTGGTAAATATCAAGTGTATGCTTTCTCTGatgtttttgcctttttggaATGTATGACTTTTGACGTAGTTCCCCTGCATTTGGATATTACAGCTGCTTCAAGTGGTTTTGGAGGGATATCAAGTCCTTTTGGTCAGAatgcctttggacaaatgtatATTCAGATCTCCTGCATGCTGTTCTTTTTTAGGCTGACATATAAAAGCTCTGAATGAGGGTTCTTTTTTGTATGTTTAATCAAATAGGCCTGCTCCTCAGAGTGCTGCAGTTATACAACCGAGTCCTCCAGTAAACCCTTTTGGGACACTTCCTGCAATGCCTCAGGTTTCTATTGGTCGGCAGGGCACTGCTCCTTCAGTTCAATATGGAATATCAAGCATGCCGGTAAGtgatcttgaaaaaaaatgccaaagtgACTCATAGCAAGCACTAGATCCACAAATTTGTTACTTCTAAGTGAGCATAAGAATGTTTCTTTGTGAAATAATCAAGTAGATTTTAAGTTCTTAATTATTTAGTATTTATGTGGTTTGGACTGCTGATGCAGCTGGATGATACACCTGCCTTGCCAATAATCTGTATAGTGCATGTGACACAAATATCTTGAGCTAGCTGTCACTGACTATGTACTTGTCCAAaagtttctgtttctttttaaatggCAGGATCTTCACCCAAAATACCTATATAGAGGATCTTGTTTGACTGTGACTGTTGAATGAAACTTGTAGGGGAATGacaaattatttgtttgctCTCTTGCCTTATCTGCTGGTATTATGGTTACAAATTACTTAGGAAAACATATGTTCTGTTTGTTCCTTATGTTGGATGCAGTGTACAGAAACTGTAGGGCTTCTGCAGGCAAACTTAAGACCAATGTCCTAATGCATGTTGTAACACCAGAAGTGAGAGCATGTTGTAACACCAAAATGAGAATTTGATCCTCCTATTGACTCATCCTAGTGGCGTGCAAATTGGCCTTCAGGCGTTTTCTCACTTG contains these protein-coding regions:
- the LOC116254454 gene encoding nuclear pore complex protein NUP98A, which encodes MFGSSNPFGQSSSSPFGSPSVFGQSNNANSNPFAPKPFGSPTPFGSTSGSIFGSTATGVFGATQPSSSAPAFGASSTPAFGSSAFGTTSSTPAFGSSLFGQKPAFGGFGSSSSQSSPFGGAFQQSQPAFGSSLFGSPAPFGASSTPGFGATSTPAFGATSAPAFGATTTPSFGASSTPAFGSASTSPFGSTGSAFGISSAPAFGSSTAPVFGASSTPAFGSASTPAFGSSSTPAFGASSAPAFGASTTSFGFGSTPAFGQSASAFGSTPFGSTAFGAQSSPFGTQTAAPAFGSPGFGQPAFGSQQGGSRVAPYSSTPEADGGISSTGQAPGKLESISAMPVYKDKSHEELRWEDYQKGDKGGPNPAGQSSFGQPTQSSPFTTSAFGQTASNPFSSTTATGLFGSKPAAFGSAFGASSASSFSSPFGSSSSSPFGATSSTPSIFGASSTPAFGGSSASPFGVSSSPAFGSSSPSLFNTTAGASAPTFGSTFGSTQSSGLFQSSSPSFGQPSIFGQTSSFGQNSSAFGQTNPFSTPSTGFGTSLFAGSSTPSTGFGQTTPSLATGFQPAAQSSGAFSFGNFGQTPSAASSGFGGISSPFGQNAFGQMPAPQSAAVIQPSPPVNPFGTLPAMPQVSIGRQGTAPSVQYGISSMPVVDKPPTARLSPLLISRHVSQRSRISLPSRKYHPKKDGQMVPFFSDDEEIPTTPKADALFIPRENPRALIINPLKQQNSSSLPKQSHLRDQPGTNENGKIIDDGSGPPPLEDDSTEYREKAAADASRHLKGSEKQNGVHHEQHHEGNGYIPISGQRAGEAAIAFEYGAGIEALMPKLRHSDYYTEPSIQELAARERAEPGNCKHVEDFVVGRRGYGSIKFFGETDVRRLDVESIVQFNNREVIVYMDGVKKPPVGQGLNKPGEVTLLNVRCMDKKTGEVVTQGPLVEKYTKLLMKKAQDQGAEFVSFDAVKGEWKFKVEHFSRYGLS